The segment ttgattaattgaaatctctttctaattaaaacccctattgtccattaactcgatctatggattcccctattagatttgactctaatccgacagatttatgtcgttATATtcctaggattgcatgcaactctactCAATTATGCTATATTTACTCTTAAACAGTGACTTTTTCTCCGCTGAATAAGCATATTTAacatgaatcaatatcctgaaaatatcaaaacatgaaataagcTTACATAATTGAGAAAAAGaattcaagtatttatcatgtaaattagaaattaaataacaagatccatcataggtttcatcttccctaggtatctagggaatttagttcataatctggaATAACATCATCTTAAAGTTAAGAAAACAACAacacataaagaaacccaataaaacttctaaagaaattgaatggagatcttcaatcttgaagaaGATCCACTTCTGAAATGAATCCAATAGCATTTTTTAAGTCTTTTCTTTGTTCTTCTCTGCGTACTCCCTTAGGTCCTCTTCTAatgtgtatttatagactttagaatgctcaaaaagcCTAAAAAATTTTCACGTGTTTGGGAAACAGGGAGAGATATcgacatgggctggcacatgagcatgtggccagcccgtatgactcacacgggcatgtgcccagcCTGTGTGGAAGTGCCCAAGTTGTGTGGTTCCTGAAAACAGCTCTTTTTGTTCTATTTTGGCCCGATTTTCGCTCCTTTCACTTCTCTATGCTCACCAGagtatagaaacataaatttaaaggatttggagcatcaaattcactaatttacataataaatcatccaaaaacatgtcAAGCgtgggattaaaacatgttacttttatggtttatcactgAGCGCAAACAAAGCATCAAACATATAATCACAAAAATACAACCATGGCATTTGAGTCTCATACTCGTTTCAACTTGCTTATCATTCTAGCTAAAATATTAACTAATGAGATGTGACAGTCTGCTACCTTGACATTCTAACATTTTCTCATTCAAAAATTAATTActcttaatatataattataacttGTGCACCGTTTGTTTTAAATGAAACTAGACTTCTGTATATAAGGCTCActtcctattttatcttatgaaatttttggtgattttttaaagtcaCAGCTAAATCTGTTTTATAAAAATTCTGCTGTCAGATTTTTACGGCCTTTCTACActcaaaaattcatatattttaaaatacaaataGAAATCAATCTCTATTTGTTctaaatgaaactagactgactCACGGTTACAATGATGTATAGATCACTTCTTAATTATTTTTGCagaatttatggtaaatttttaaacttattgttcatgtaataatttatttttggcAGATTTCACAACTAAATTTTTAGCTTCATTTTAAATCATCCAAACATGATTTCCACCCAAAGACATATAACATGCATGCATTATCACACAAGCATCATATTTATGACTTAACAAGAAGCATAGGAGAATTGGAGGGCACCATCTTGATGGAAGAACACCAATAAAGTTTCTTATCTAGCTCTCCACCAATTTGCCTTTACCCTTAGCTTTAGAAGTTTCACCACCCTCTTTAACTAATAACCATGTAACACAcaagatttttcaaaaaaaaaaaaaagtaaaagttgATAGGATGCAAAAAtacatgttttaaataaataaataaataatatatgagaaGATGGGTAGAGACCCCTCATACTCAAACCTTCCTAAACACCCAAAAACCTCCACCTTCATCCTTAACGAACATAGTTTTTTTTCCAtggaacttaaaaaaaaaaaaagctagatCAAGATCCTTATCTTTTTTGAGATTTAGAGGATGAAAATTTATGAGAACTCACTCAAATCTCTCTCCTTTTGCACAGTTTGCTAAGGGAAATAgatggaaagaagaaaaaaaatgaagaaatgtaaaaaaaaaaaagaagaggatGATTATAATATAGAGAAAAATTGGGACAATTCCACTTTATCCCATACCTTAATCTGCCAAGCTATCTTTATTAAAAAAATGCTATCCATACAAGCTAAAATCACCATATTAGCTATCCATCTTCTCTCTACTTTATTAAAAAATGCTAAAATCACCATATTAGCTATCCATCTTCTCTCTACTTCATACAAGCTTCCCAAGATCCTTAATTTCTTATAAAAAGATCCAAAATCCACCTAAATTAATTCTAACAAAACCCAATCCTAAAATAAATTTATCCATCACCAACCCAGATCAACGTTCGAACGTTGACTTTAGAATTTGGAAccgttaaaattataattttatgaaaGCTCCAATTCACaacaataaattattattattatagttttgtaatttttaggTAATTAATACATCAGAAGTCTAACGTTGATTGAAGATGATGATGAGAATGATAGATTGAAGAAGAATACCCAGATAAAAGATGATGACAAGAATGATAAATTGTAACATaagattataaataaaaaattaaatagatttgtaatattattaatatttattttaaattatattatattttatttttaggaagttggatttttaatTTGTAACTTTTATTTAAACTCATAAAAGtgttaaaattaatcaaattaatccaTAGTCACTTTCACTATATTTTaaactattcaatttaatcaatgaataacattttattattttaaattattattttatttaaaccgAGGTTAATTCTATTATCATATGACAAAAACACAAAAAGAGGCATATATAAATAATCTAGCATACAAAGAGTTGTTACTACATAATAGAcacaaattaaacatttattcTATAACTGAAAATaacattattatttaatatatttaattacatTGATTTTTAGTGATTAAAAGACTAAGATAgaagaattaaaatataattcatcttttaaatattgtatagatataatttttaatattgagTTAATTATGGTTTAAAAgtcttttatgtttttaatattatatattaattattttataataaatacaaaatataaatataaacacatatattcCCTGCAACTTAAGTgatattgaaaattaattttttaaaagtataatattaatagaaaaataaaattgaatattaTAGTTAAAATCCAACCATTGTTTTaagggtaaactattaaaattgtTACTTTTGTTTACCTCATATTACATTTTtgtcacttatgtttaaaatgttacgttttagtcacttacattatcgcgttgtaacattttagtcattggGTTGTTAATTTCCATTAATGGTGTAATGGTAAATTGACGTGGCATGTTAagtcatcatttcaaacaaaaattttaagttaatttatacaatcagtctccatattttttttgttttgaacaatttaattttttcttttattctcttttaacttttcttttttttctttatttttcattcaCTTCTCCTCCCCCCTCTAttttcctctcttttccatttcttttaatgtagtttttctatgtttttcatttgttaaaactagtccctatacttttatttttttaataatttaatttttttcgagTGAGGCAAGCTTGTGggctagttttaacaaatgaaaaatataaaaaaactacATTAAAATAAATGGAGAAGGGAGAAAAACATagggagaagcagaagagaatggaaaataaaagaaagttaaaagaacataaaagagaaaaaattaaattgctcaaaatgaaaaaatatagggaccaattgtaaattttttgtttgaaataatgatttaacgtgccacatCAGTTTACCGTTACACTGTTAACGACTATTAatggctcagtgactaaaatattacaacacaataacgtaacattttaaatataagtgattaaaatgtaacttgagaaaaaaaaagtgactattttaatagtttaccgtTATTTTAAATaggtaatatatattatttaatgaaaactcatttttcaaatattttatggATAATTTTCGTATATAAACTATAAAAGCTTATATATGGATAAAAcgatgaagtttttttttttttacagttaTTTTAGGTAAAAACAAGAAAATACTAAACTTTATCCGTCTGGCCGACTATTTTTATATAGAAAGTTGTTGATTCTAAATTTAGTTTTAGTCGAGGAAACAAAAAACAAATTACCCTTGTTGTTTGTATTTGATATAATGCAGCCCTCTGAGCCTCATAGACGTTCAAAAGTGCAATCAGCTTGGTCTCGAGGTCTTAAGTTCTTAAACCAATCTGAAAATCCTTTTAACGATGTTTAGTTCAAGCCTTGTTTCAAGAtcagcttcttcttcttctttgatcGGTGATTACATTGGCATCGAGAGTTGCTCTAGTATCGGCATTGATAACCAATACCAAGAGCTTTGCTGCGGAGGTGGCGGTGTTAAGGAGCCAGAAAATCGGGGTAGGAAGAGGAAGATTAATTTTGAGAGGGAAATTCCGCCGCCGATACCCTCGCTTGCTAAGTCCGAGAATCAGCCGTGGCAGTCGCTTTGGGTGCTTAAAAGGTATTACACTAGCGACGGACGGTTGATTCTCAGGGAAGAAAAAGTGAGACACCATGAATATTTCCGAGCTCATCGATCCAATGGTCGTTTAACGTTGCATCTCCTGATGGATTGCACCCACGACATTGATCATGTAGAAGCAAACGAGGCTCAAGTTCAACTCGATGTTAAAAACATCAATAACGACGCCCAAGGTGGTTCATAAGAACAAGTAGCAGTGTTGAAGATTTCATATTCAATTTCCGAATTACGAAAAAATGGAGGAAAGTGCTTGAACTGCAGCTTTGTAAGAGCAAAGTCCCTCATGTGTTTGCCATTGCCGGCAAGTAGCTTTAGGCTTTGATGCCTTTTCTTTTTCCTCCCTTTTTGGTTGGGTCATCTTCATCGATGAGATAAACTTGAGGTTGGCGATTGGGTATATATGATTTTATTAGGgtttatttggattttttttttttttggctcaaACAAAGGTTTCATCAAACAAACAGTTAATGTGCACTGGGTACAAGAAAAAGAATAGCTTCGACAGAAGGAACACCCTAAATATTACCCAAGTGAAGAAATATATTATAAGCGTAAGCACAAACAGGAATAAAACATAAACATGACGGCATAAAACTTGTAACCATCAAATTCCTAAAAGCTAGAGATAGAAGCATAAGAGCGTAAAAGCCAGAAACCATTGTTCGACCAACGATGCTTACAATAACGACACCAAACCTCGTGTAGCAGGCTTCAGCCAGCAGTCCTGAGAAAACCCAGACCAGTGCATTGGGAACGGTAAACCAGCGAGCAACAAGGACGCTAGCGGCGGACAAGTGAACACCTACCCCATGGGCACAAGGGCCGGGGTTTTGGAGGAAAGTTGAACGGTAACACTACAAGTGGAAACGTGACATTGAAACgaagataagattagaaagttttCATAGGAATGTATCTATATATTGTGCTAATTCAGAATCTCCGTATTTACTTGTTGGATATTTTTTATCAGATTTTACCTAAATCGTGACATTGAAAGTTTGCTCTCTTTGTAAGTGGTTTTTTACAGGAATTGCTTGATTCATTGGAATAGTGACAATTAATCGGAAGATGTTGTAGTAATTTAAAATCTTAGATTTTGTATTTTGtgaatagaaaaaataaaattagaaaaactTTTTGATAAGGATACGAATCAAAAGGTTTtaagaaagggaaaaaaaggcAGTTAATCTGTAAGTTTTAAGTATATATAGATGTCGTCGTGGTTTAACAACTTACAGATCAATCATCATGCGTCTCTTGTAATCGCATTGTGGAAACGTGTGTGCATGTTCTATGAGGTTGTCCATTTGTTTCTTTAGTTTGGCTTATAGTTTTACCGGCATCGTCTTACAACGGTTTCTTTTCAGCTCCATGTGGACAAGACAATGTCGCGTGGTCAACTATGTTTGCTTTGACTTGCTGCTACCATGGAAACATAGGAACCCTTTATTTTTGCGAAAGCTGGCTACGTCTATTAGGAAAGCTAAGACTATTCAATCTGGCCACCTGTATACCACCAATAGCGGACTTGCATGGTCGACACCTCCAGATTCTTGGATGAAATTCGGATTCAACCATGGGTAAGCTAGAATTGTTGATGAAGGGTTGGAATATTATATAACATATAAATATTCTACttttaacaaaatatttaaatttgggaTAATTTtggttaggaaaaataaaataagttaaatacTTAATTTGTGATagatattattatttaagtttatttttatctaaatatTTAGATACTATTGATACTTAAATATtgcaattattaaattttattttactaaattaatatttagatGTTACTTTTTATTAGTTTACTAAATTATACTAAAAATGTTactaaatttatcattcaaaattataaatcttataaaaattcaaattaaaaaactttcaaaaactttagGGGACCaaacaaaattttatcatttttaaatactaattataatattaaaataaaattttcaaaactcaaaaggttTTAAGAGTAATTTTGCAAATTTTAAGGGATCAAGCCCTGCCAACCCCTAGATTCGCCTCTAAATATAGTGTTAGTACCACATCCATGTTGGCTTCAATAGAAATTTGATCCGATTCTTTTCAAGCttataatttgcatttttattttttattttatatattatgtaaattatatcatatgaaattaaatatatattatgtttagaaatttaataaaggaaaatatatataatggTACTAAAAATATAAGGAAAATTATGGGAAAAAGCCAAAAAAATATTTGCAAAGTAggtatttttttttcatatttataaaaatagGCTAATTTTGGAGAGAGAAATAGGAACGTTTTCAGCTGACATGTTGGAAAACACTTTTTACAAAACGTGTTTTTTTTTAACACATCAGCTTTTTCGATTAGCTAGTTAAATACTAGTGGTTTTGTCATTACGCATCAAGTTTAGTTCCTCTCCTACTCacaattatatttttttttatttcatgttgttttaaactttttttttattttaattaataaatatattattttcaattttttaaatttatctttGATGTGTTAATGGGGCGAagtcagaaaatttttttagggggcggacgaaattttaattttctatagtttatatctttataatttgtaaaggattaaatcaaatttttataattttagggggtcaaagtgaaattttacctttactaatttaaaatttttaaaaaatttaaagggccaaaaatataattttacattttagggggggccgGAGCTGATGCCAGCCCCCCTAGCTACGCCCCTGTGTGTTAAAAGAAAATGTGTTTTGTAGAAAACATTTTTCAATATGTCACTAAAACATTCCCTGCAAGAAGTGTTTTTTTTGCTTCTCTTTCCAAAATTGACTTATTtctctaaattaaaaaaaagcgATCTACTTtactaaatatattttaaaaccaacatttttttttaatttaccctaaaacatacatatataattattatatattacataaaatcaaatattttaaaataatatatatgaatgaaacaCCTTAAATAAATTTGAGTTAACCATTTATGAATATggacaaaatttaataaaatttaaaacatatatttcaagTTCAACCGAACTTCAACAAAAATATATACTATTAGAAACTCTATCACTCATGTATGTGTGTGAAACCACATCTTAGAAAATATTCAACTGAACctcaacaaaatatataatattagaaaatcTATTACACGTATGCATATAAAAACCACGTATTAATagataacaatatataaaacacATCAAAATGAAGCTTTGGTTAAgtaataaatttaaagttttactaATGTAATAATTGGTATGAGTTCAAATCttattatatgcatatttttattgatttttgttaaaattaaaaatcaaaacaccttcaaataatataatttattttaattacaaataAATATTTTCGTAAATTTTCAAATCGAATTAGTTGAGATTAATTTTTCACCAAATAGCTTAAATAATAGTAAATCATTCATAAACTGTCGATAAATACACTATATACAGGTAATAATAGTAAGACTTCATAATCACACATATTATCGTTTCTACCTTCTTTAACAATATAAAACATCTTTCTCTCGCCATAACACTACTAATCTATAAGGTTAAGCAaccaaaaatttatttatttattaatgcaTCCAATCTAAAAGAAATTCCAATTATTTTGaacttttatttttgaaaaagatataTTTACTGAAATTCTCGTTAATAGAATCAAACCTTATTCCATTATATTTACATGAGATTTTTTATTTAAGCAAGTTTCTTAAAAGATTTAGTTGATCCATAATTTATGTTTCAACTTTCATTTCCTTTTCATTTGTTTTGAAAAATATATCTATCAATTCCTATTCTTTTCtttaaaaaacaacaacaacaacaacaacaaaaaatctAACTACTTTTAACaacaaaaacacataattaaaagaACAACATGGTCCTGCCTAAAGGGGATCATGGGTTGGGCTACTTGGCCCGGctcgaaggcccgcccgaaaaataGAATGAATCgagtaaaaatataggctcgaaatatgggcttgggcaaaaaaatagGCCCGTTTAGAAAAGAGGCAGGGCCTGAGGTAAATTTTTTGGGGCCCGGGCTCGGCCTGGCCCGACccgaattatatactaaataatttttttatttttaatcatacttactttttttattttcaattttaatataaccactttttattatattttcaatttgtgtattgttttaagaattatttgtcttattttttatttgtttttatgtttttatatgtatttgatttattatatttttaattttttatttaatgaaataagctaaaaaaattaatatggccgAGCCGGGCTTAGGCTTAGCAATTTTATTTTGGGCCAGGCTTGGACAAATTTTCAGGCCCATATTTTGGGTCGTGCTGGACCCGGACCTAAAAaaagggcctaaaattttgtctgggCCCAGCCTGGCCCACTATCACCTCTAGTCCTGCCTGAAGACAACTATTGGTCTTAAATGGAATTTTCTATAGAATTAGAAACCTTGGAAGAACGGGTTTTCTTGGATACCCAGAAAAAGCAACCAGTCGTAGTGACTTCCTTTTCAATAACAAAAACCTTATTATCGTCAGTTTTTGTCTCTCGTTTctccatttccttcattttctcTTTACATAAAGATAGCATCACGTAAGCCTCTACTAGACCCCCTCCTCCCACCATGGCCATTGATGAACTGATATAAAAAAAcctttttttcttatttataaaCTTTCTCTTTGAGAACTGAGATGCGAATAAAGGTTTTATTTTAGGAGGTGGGAAAATTTATAGGTTACTGTAAGGGGAAAAAGGTTAGAAATTTACATATTTGTGATGTGGAGTGTAAGCACATGTCGGATTTGCTGTTCTTTTTCAGGGTGTTCAACAGCTCATGCTTTTTTCTTCAATGGTCACCGTTGATTTCTCGTGAACGTTTTAAGGGTCTGGTTATGTTAAAACCTGAACAGCTTTACATTAGTTCATGTCAAATAGGAGGGGTTTTCTTTTCTCGAGGTAAAAAGCAGAGAAAAATTAGTATTTTactttaatgatattttatgtatttttatgttttaagtatatattaaatatagtttcaaaaaatgtatatattaaaattatagatatatagatatgttaaatattttatatattattaaacatGTATTAAAGAATTATATGTGCGatgaattaattataaaaaatatatattttgttaaACCCTAAAaacttttcgattttttttttgtctaagtaGTTTATTTCTTATCTTTTGTTTTATTCAGCAGCGGTGCCAACCTCCGGGATGACTATTGCCCACTTTTTTCCTCTCCCACcaactctttctttctttctttcttcttatcAGTCACTCTACATGTCTTCTCTCTTTTTCATTTTGCATGTATCTTTGTTGTCTTCACAAGTTATGATAGATAGATAACGATGCTTGTTGTTCGCTAAAACTCCACTGGCCACCAATAGTTTTTTTGGAAAGTGGATGGCTcttcttcaatttcttaatttgtttctgttttgaaaatattttagaataataaatgatttcacaaGTCAATTTGGACTCGTGTTGTCTTAAGCTTTATATGttttttgatttgttttttaattatttaataagtcttcggttttagaagtttttgtctGCTCTTGTAGCACGGTTTTTAGTCTTGTTTATGCATGTAATCTTAGTTTTACAAGTGATGTTAGGGATGATTTTGTGCCGAGTTTCATGGAGGCAATTTAAGTCGATGAATCCATCAAAGAACCTGACTGATTCGGAAAATCCATGAATAGAACAGGTTTCTTCCTCAAGGAGATAAGTTTCATGAGAAAACATGGTCAATATAGCAGATTTGGAGAAGAAGATAGAGAAAGAGTTATGTGATAAGGGGAAATGGGAACTGTAACACTCCCAACCCTTAtctgtcgccggaacagggttacgaagcattattaGACTTTTCAGATTAAATACGAACATTTACATAATCATTTAACATATACATCATCATTTTACATACAcatcataatttaatcatattgtccctctATTAAGCCTTCAAGGCCTAAAATATATGTTAGAAACAAATCAGGACTAAATCAAGTACTCTagaaatttttcgtgaaattttaaaagttttcctaggtgcaagggtcacacgcccgtgtggccattaaACATGTCGGTGCCTCAAGCcttgttcgaccccgtgtaactctctgacttaggtcacacggccagccacacacctatgtgctaggccgtgtgcctcacacggctgagagacacgcccgtgtttctatCCGTGTGAAAttacctggacattctgttttgaaattttgaagttgcaagggacacacggccaaaccacacgcccaagagttagctgtgtgtctcacacgatctAGTCACAcctgtgtgtctggccgtgtagactcaaaatgaaccttatacTTCAAGTTTTCTATACCTTGCAATCTTGAACACCAATCAACTAAAAACCATttattcaaccaatccaaaacacattcaaatacaTCTAAAACATGTCAAAAGTATCAACCTAATGACCTATCCAAAGTATACTCATAGGTATTTCACATATATTATCCAAACAATCCATTAAGAACACCATTCAAGctaattcaaattttcataccatttcaCCCAA is part of the Gossypium arboreum isolate Shixiya-1 chromosome 5, ASM2569848v2, whole genome shotgun sequence genome and harbors:
- the LOC108478704 gene encoding uncharacterized protein LOC108478704; the encoded protein is MFSSSLVSRSASSSSLIGDYIGIESCSSIGIDNQYQELCCGGGGVKEPENRGRKRKINFEREIPPPIPSLAKSENQPWQSLWVLKRYYTSDGRLILREEKVRHHEYFRAHRSNGRLTLHLLMDCTHDIDHVEANEAQVQLDVKNINNDAQGGS